One stretch of Macrobrachium nipponense isolate FS-2020 chromosome 16, ASM1510439v2, whole genome shotgun sequence DNA includes these proteins:
- the LOC135195800 gene encoding uncharacterized protein LOC135195800 has product MGDSRHTLHSWNPQYIKKFLMAVVGISVIISLLNFSAKGRINQPKPAKMVTTPASVEAPTEYGPDLYIGLGLSISSSVFIGWFGPAIGSDHPRSLLSTTEVFLNAMNFT; this is encoded by the exons ATGGGTGATTCAAGACACACACTACATTCTTGGAACCCACAGTACATAAAGAAGTTTCTAATGGCTGTTGTTGGAATATCTGTCATAATTTCACTCCTTAATTTTAGTGCCAAAG gAAGAATAAATCAACCAAAGCCAGCAAAGATGGTTACCACGCCAGCATCTGTTGAGGCACCAACGGAGTATGGACCTGACCTCTACATTGGTTTAGGTCTTTCTATATCTTCGTCAGTGTTTATAG GTTGGTTTGGACCAGCAATTGGCTCTGATCACCCCAGATCATTATTGTCAACCACAGAGGTATTTTTAAATGCCATGAATTTCACTTGA